One genomic region from Flagellimonas oceani encodes:
- a CDS encoding DUF748 domain-containing protein, whose translation MAKKKIYKRKRYLFPLTLLILLIGLRIALPYMVKNYVNKVLADIPGHYGHVEDIDLSLITGAYTIHQLYLNKVNAGSQIPFLHFEKTNISIEWSSLLKGKVVSEINMTRPEMIYVFEDQQTDTPEDADVEDWSKALTDLVPIDINKLEIHNGKVAFVQLTADPNIDLHLENLELYATNLRNVVRKEARLPSNLSADAVSIGGGDLHLEGQMDLVKQIPDMDLSLTLENANATALNDFTDHYAGIDFDKGNFNLYSEMAIADGYLQGYMKPIIKDAKLIGKEDAFLETLWEGFVGFFKFILKNHKENTLATKVPIEGDLKNVRTKTWPTVTNIFKNAWIKAFKGIIDDDIEFKNVQETAKEQSEKD comes from the coding sequence ATGGCCAAAAAAAAGATATACAAGCGCAAACGGTATCTGTTCCCCTTGACCCTGCTTATTTTGCTGATCGGGCTACGGATCGCGCTACCGTACATGGTAAAGAATTATGTAAACAAGGTTCTGGCCGACATTCCCGGTCATTATGGGCATGTGGAGGACATAGACCTTTCGCTGATCACCGGTGCCTACACCATACACCAATTGTATTTGAACAAAGTGAATGCGGGCTCACAGATTCCCTTTCTCCATTTTGAAAAAACCAATATTTCCATAGAGTGGAGTTCCCTTTTAAAGGGAAAAGTGGTGAGCGAGATCAACATGACGCGCCCTGAGATGATCTATGTGTTCGAGGACCAACAAACGGACACGCCCGAAGATGCCGATGTGGAGGATTGGTCCAAGGCGCTCACCGATTTGGTGCCCATCGACATCAACAAGCTGGAAATCCATAACGGCAAGGTGGCCTTTGTGCAGCTGACCGCGGACCCCAACATTGACCTGCACCTGGAAAATTTGGAGCTCTACGCGACCAACCTACGCAATGTGGTTAGGAAAGAGGCACGATTGCCCAGCAATCTATCCGCCGATGCCGTAAGCATTGGAGGGGGCGACCTGCATTTGGAAGGTCAAATGGATCTGGTAAAGCAAATTCCCGATATGGACCTCTCCCTAACCTTGGAAAATGCCAACGCCACGGCCCTCAACGACTTTACGGACCACTATGCCGGAATCGATTTTGACAAGGGGAACTTTAACCTGTACAGCGAAATGGCCATTGCCGATGGCTACCTTCAGGGGTATATGAAACCCATTATCAAAGATGCCAAGCTCATTGGCAAGGAAGATGCCTTTCTGGAAACCTTATGGGAGGGTTTTGTGGGCTTTTTTAAGTTTATCCTAAAAAACCACAAGGAAAACACGCTCGCTACCAAAGTGCCCATTGAAGGCGATTTAAAGAATGTAAGGACGAAAACGTGGCCCACCGTGACGAACATTTTTAAAAATGCCTGGATCAAAGCGTTCAAGGGCATCATAGACGATGATATCGAGTTTAAGAACGTACAGGAAACCGCCAAAGAACAAAGTGAGAAGGACTGA
- a CDS encoding 1-aminocyclopropane-1-carboxylate deaminase/D-cysteine desulfhydrase, producing MNIPNEHIDMPLLREKGVELYLKREDTIHPLISGNKYRKLKHNLLEAKKAGKKTLLTFGGAFSNHIAATAYAGHEQELKTVGVIRGEELQDNWQDNSTLTLAHEHGMQFHFVSRTDYRLKNEASFLQKLKETYGDVYVLPEGGTNALAIKGCEEILTEEDTVFDYICCAVGTGGTVAGLINAAQPHQTVLGFPALKGDFLTEEIRTFVHNDRWKLVTDYHFGGYAKVDQPLIDFINLFKDKTGVPLDPIYTGKMLFGIFDLVKKDVFAPGTQILAIHTGGLQGIKGMNRILKKKNLPLLNV from the coding sequence TTGAACATACCCAACGAGCATATTGATATGCCCCTTTTGCGCGAAAAGGGCGTTGAACTCTATTTAAAAAGAGAGGATACCATCCACCCGTTGATATCGGGGAACAAATACCGAAAGCTCAAACACAACCTGCTTGAAGCCAAAAAAGCAGGTAAAAAAACATTGCTCACCTTTGGTGGGGCGTTCTCCAACCATATTGCCGCGACGGCCTATGCTGGACATGAACAAGAACTAAAAACCGTCGGGGTGATTCGTGGTGAAGAACTACAAGATAATTGGCAGGACAATTCTACCTTAACGCTGGCCCATGAGCATGGCATGCAGTTCCATTTTGTGTCCCGGACCGATTATCGACTCAAAAATGAAGCATCATTTCTTCAAAAATTAAAAGAAACCTACGGTGATGTATATGTTTTGCCCGAAGGGGGAACCAATGCATTGGCGATAAAGGGGTGTGAAGAGATATTGACGGAGGAAGATACCGTCTTCGATTACATTTGTTGCGCCGTCGGAACCGGCGGCACGGTAGCCGGATTGATCAATGCCGCACAACCGCATCAAACCGTTTTGGGGTTCCCTGCGTTAAAGGGCGATTTTTTAACCGAAGAGATTCGTACATTTGTCCATAACGACCGTTGGAAACTCGTAACCGACTATCATTTTGGGGGTTACGCCAAAGTGGACCAACCGTTGATTGATTTCATCAACCTCTTTAAGGATAAAACAGGGGTGCCCCTGGACCCGATTTACACGGGAAAAATGCTTTTTGGTATTTTTGACCTTGTAAAAAAGGATGTATTTGCACCCGGAACCCAAATTTTGGCCATCCATACAGGTGGTTTACAGGGAATTAAAGGGATGAACCGTATACTGAAAAAGAAAAATTTACCGTTATTGAACGTATGA
- a CDS encoding DUF748 domain-containing protein — MPKNKNSRILKIIGGTILLLVLAGVAAQLFFSNKVKNILNEKVPEALNLTYADISTNVFLGKISLKEVSGNDPDNTIDFKAASITLSGLEYLPLIQNGDITIGEIYLGAPEVVFHQKEKDTTSKANTSEPSKKYLVENFRIENGSFHMLNKKLDSTATVQGIALTLSNINFDKNTAKEKIPFAYGDYQLRTEKGYFSMSPLEFIEFKKMQLTPDNGGFEQFVLRTKYTKAELSRRLAMEHDHYDLIIDSIALKDWNFGVDDELPYFHMGHMQLQRPVFYVYRDKLLPDDESHKKLYNQALRNLKLDLQVDTVQISNGKIGYEERVKEDIEPKNLMFTEIDAIVSNLHSRGTGDVVVDVNAKLMDNGPFSLGWTFDPQNMSNHFTAKGSLSNFQSQSINPFLKSNLGAEVKGTVQQLYFTISGNELESQGDMKMKYENFEFIVLKKDRLGVNKLLTAVVNLFANNGDKTDEDGFRYGSFKVGRNQDKSFFNYLWINLQEGLVSTMTGRGKKRKN; from the coding sequence ATGCCGAAAAACAAGAATTCACGCATTTTAAAAATAATAGGGGGAACCATTTTGCTATTGGTTTTGGCGGGAGTTGCGGCACAATTGTTTTTCTCCAACAAGGTAAAGAACATACTCAACGAAAAAGTTCCGGAAGCACTCAATTTAACCTATGCCGATATAAGCACCAATGTTTTTTTGGGCAAAATCAGCCTAAAAGAAGTCAGTGGCAACGACCCTGACAACACTATCGACTTTAAGGCGGCATCCATCACACTGTCCGGTTTGGAGTATCTTCCCCTGATTCAGAACGGCGACATTACCATTGGTGAAATTTATCTTGGCGCCCCGGAAGTGGTTTTTCATCAAAAGGAAAAGGATACCACTTCAAAAGCGAACACTTCGGAACCATCCAAAAAATATCTGGTGGAAAATTTCCGAATCGAAAACGGGAGCTTCCACATGTTGAACAAAAAATTGGACAGTACCGCTACCGTCCAAGGTATAGCCCTTACCCTTTCCAATATCAATTTTGATAAAAATACCGCCAAGGAAAAGATTCCGTTTGCCTATGGCGACTATCAATTACGCACTGAAAAAGGATATTTCAGCATGAGTCCTTTGGAATTCATTGAGTTTAAAAAAATGCAGTTGACCCCTGATAACGGTGGATTTGAACAGTTTGTGCTGCGTACCAAATACACCAAGGCCGAACTTTCGCGAAGGCTTGCCATGGAACACGACCACTACGATCTCATCATCGATAGCATTGCCCTGAAGGATTGGAATTTTGGGGTCGATGACGAACTCCCTTATTTTCACATGGGGCACATGCAGCTACAACGCCCTGTTTTTTATGTGTATCGTGATAAATTGTTGCCGGACGATGAGTCCCACAAAAAATTATACAACCAAGCACTTCGCAATCTAAAACTAGACCTACAGGTTGATACGGTCCAAATCTCCAATGGCAAAATAGGGTATGAGGAACGCGTAAAGGAAGATATTGAGCCCAAGAACCTAATGTTTACGGAAATCGATGCCATCGTGAGCAACCTGCACAGTCGGGGCACGGGCGATGTGGTGGTGGATGTAAACGCAAAACTTATGGACAATGGGCCGTTTAGCCTGGGCTGGACGTTCGACCCCCAAAACATGTCCAACCATTTTACGGCAAAGGGCTCGCTTTCCAATTTCCAGTCCCAGAGCATCAATCCATTTTTAAAGTCCAATTTAGGGGCAGAGGTCAAAGGCACTGTGCAGCAGCTCTATTTTACCATCAGCGGCAACGAACTGGAGTCTCAGGGCGACATGAAAATGAAATACGAAAACTTTGAATTCATCGTACTCAAAAAAGACCGTTTGGGCGTCAACAAACTGCTCACGGCGGTGGTGAACCTGTTTGCGAACAATGGCGACAAGACCGATGAGGACGGCTTCCGCTACGGGAGCTTCAAGGTAGGACGAAATCAAGATAAATCCTTCTTTAATTATTTATGGATCAACCTGCAGGAAGGTCTGGTCTCCACCATGACCGGCCGCGGAAAAAAGCGTAAAAATTAG
- a CDS encoding TlpA family protein disulfide reductase — translation METITFDKKITVLDFWNTSCKPCFEKFPYFEKISEKYQHPDIAIYSVNIPLKNQGFEERIQVEARLGHSYTTIYGENMKKVQNTLGFNAYPHLIILKDSTIIYSGNFVTGESIYIDNLDRQLQKIIKENGILIPENR, via the coding sequence ATGGAAACCATTACATTCGATAAAAAAATTACCGTATTGGATTTTTGGAACACCTCCTGCAAACCCTGCTTTGAAAAATTTCCATACTTCGAAAAAATAAGTGAAAAATACCAACACCCGGATATTGCCATTTACTCTGTAAACATACCTTTAAAAAATCAAGGTTTTGAAGAGCGCATCCAGGTCGAGGCCAGATTGGGACATTCTTACACTACCATTTACGGAGAAAACATGAAAAAGGTACAGAACACTTTGGGCTTCAATGCTTATCCACATTTGATCATTCTAAAAGACAGCACCATTATTTACAGCGGTAATTTTGTGACTGGCGAGAGTATTTATATTGATAATCTAGACCGACAACTTCAAAAGATTATCAAGGAAAATGGTATTTTAATTCCCGAAAATCGATAG
- the hemL gene encoding glutamate-1-semialdehyde 2,1-aminomutase, whose translation MIYQRSSALFAEAKKYIPGGVNSPVRAFKAVGGDPIFIKEAKGAYLYDEDGNQLIDYIASWGPLILGHAYEPVINAVIEKAKKGTSFGTPTEIETEIAKLAVSMVPNIDKIRFVNSGTEACMSAVRLARGYTGKEKIIKFAGCYHGHSDSFLIQAGSGAVTFGSPNSPGVTQGTAKDTLLADYNDLEGVKALVEANKGEIAAIILEPVAGNMGCIIPKDEFIQGLRDICTQEGILLLFDEVMTGFRLGKGGAQEALGIDADIVMFGKVIGGGLPVGAFAARAEIMSHLAPEGPVYQAGTLSGNPLAMSAGLAMLTALNDQPEIFTSLAEKTEYLHKGIATVLTKKGVTHQINRYGSMISVHFTDEPVMDFASSAMGNNDTFKKYFHGMLENGVYLPPSAFESYFLNDALSYADLDRTIEAVAKVF comes from the coding sequence ATGATCTACCAACGAAGCAGCGCCCTGTTCGCAGAGGCCAAAAAATATATCCCCGGAGGCGTAAATTCACCAGTACGCGCATTTAAAGCGGTAGGGGGCGACCCTATTTTTATCAAGGAGGCGAAAGGGGCCTACCTGTACGATGAGGACGGCAACCAACTTATCGACTACATTGCTTCGTGGGGACCGCTTATTTTGGGCCATGCGTACGAACCGGTGATCAATGCCGTGATCGAGAAGGCCAAAAAGGGAACTTCCTTTGGAACGCCCACCGAAATCGAGACCGAAATCGCCAAACTGGCGGTGTCCATGGTGCCGAACATTGACAAGATACGTTTTGTGAACAGCGGTACCGAAGCCTGTATGAGTGCGGTGCGCCTTGCGCGCGGGTACACGGGCAAGGAGAAGATCATCAAATTTGCGGGTTGCTACCACGGCCACTCCGACTCTTTTTTGATACAAGCGGGGAGTGGTGCCGTTACCTTTGGCAGTCCCAACAGCCCAGGAGTAACGCAGGGCACGGCCAAGGATACGCTGTTGGCCGATTATAACGATTTGGAAGGCGTAAAAGCCTTGGTGGAGGCCAATAAAGGTGAGATTGCAGCGATTATTTTGGAACCCGTAGCGGGGAACATGGGCTGTATTATCCCCAAGGATGAATTTATACAAGGATTACGCGACATCTGTACCCAAGAAGGTATTTTATTGCTGTTCGATGAGGTGATGACCGGCTTTCGCCTTGGTAAAGGAGGCGCACAGGAAGCCTTGGGCATTGATGCCGATATTGTGATGTTCGGGAAAGTGATCGGGGGCGGACTGCCCGTAGGTGCGTTTGCGGCCCGGGCCGAGATCATGTCACATTTGGCGCCCGAAGGGCCCGTGTACCAAGCGGGTACCTTGAGCGGAAACCCTTTGGCGATGAGTGCCGGACTGGCCATGCTCACCGCCCTGAACGACCAACCTGAAATTTTCACCAGTTTGGCCGAAAAAACGGAGTATTTGCACAAGGGCATTGCCACGGTACTGACCAAAAAAGGCGTAACACACCAGATCAACCGCTATGGCAGTATGATCTCCGTACACTTTACGGACGAGCCCGTGATGGATTTTGCCAGCTCGGCAATGGGCAACAACGATACTTTTAAGAAATATTTCCACGGGATGTTGGAGAACGGGGTGTACTTGCCGCCCTCCGCTTTTGAAAGCTACTTTTTAAACGATGCCCTCAGCTATGCCGATTTGGATAGGACGATCGAGGCGGTGGCGAAGGTGTTTTAA
- a CDS encoding DUF4136 domain-containing protein translates to MKRLQHLALIAFSFGLLASCTSVRVVSDYDQKANFNTYQSYAFYKTGIDKAQISDLDKKRILRAIEAELGSRGFVKSDNPDVLISIFTKERERVDVYNNYGWGWGGFYSPWAWGPGWGWGWGGGNNVSTRTEGSLYIDVIDADKKELVWQGRGVGTLNNTSNIEKKEQRIKEFVAQILEEYPPQMTVASN, encoded by the coding sequence ATGAAAAGATTACAACACTTAGCTCTTATTGCCTTCTCCTTTGGTTTACTGGCATCCTGTACCTCTGTTAGGGTAGTTTCAGATTACGACCAAAAGGCCAATTTTAATACCTACCAAAGCTATGCTTTTTACAAAACGGGCATAGACAAGGCCCAAATCTCGGATTTGGACAAGAAAAGAATTTTAAGGGCCATTGAGGCTGAATTAGGTTCCCGAGGATTCGTAAAATCCGACAACCCAGATGTATTGATCAGCATTTTCACCAAAGAGCGCGAGCGCGTGGATGTCTACAACAACTACGGTTGGGGCTGGGGCGGTTTTTATAGCCCATGGGCCTGGGGTCCCGGTTGGGGCTGGGGCTGGGGAGGCGGCAACAATGTGAGCACCCGCACCGAAGGCTCTTTGTACATCGACGTTATCGATGCCGACAAGAAGGAATTGGTTTGGCAAGGACGAGGCGTAGGCACCCTGAACAACACCAGCAACATCGAAAAGAAAGAACAGCGTATCAAAGAATTTGTGGCGCAGATTTTGGAAGAGTACCCACCGCAAATGACCGTGGCCTCCAATTAA
- a CDS encoding aromatic amino acid hydroxylase — MSYESNPILDKLPKHLKQFIKPQNYEEYTAINQAVWRYVMRKNVDYLSQVAHKSYVDGLKKTGISIDHIPNMYGMNRILKEIGWAAVAVDGFIPPSAFMEFQAYNVLVIASDIRQLENIEYTPAPDIIHEGAGHAPIIANPEYAEYLRRFGEIGCKAISSAKDYELYNAVRHLSIIKEANGTPQNEIEEAEKHIEHLQQNMGEPSEMALIRNLHWWTVEYGLIGTVDNPKIYGAGLLSSIGESAWCMTDKVKKIPYSIEAARTEFDITKPQPQLFVTPDFAFLSQVLEDFANTMAVRTGGLSGIKKLINSKALGTIELSTGLQISGEFSNVIENDGKPIYIQTTGATALAYREKELVGHSIAHHSEGFGSPIGKLKGINIAIEDMGPRDLKAYKIYEGEQIALEFEGGIKVEGTIITGTRNLMGKIILITFENCTVTHQDKILFRPEWGLYHMAVGQHIVSAYNGPADLHSFDLITHQITESTIKSKKDEKSAQLELFYEQIRHFREGKNTTVSRNKVFQALKKNHPKDWLLSVELYELAKQDNNEEFQQEILNHLEHIKRDNPKVGHLIDDGLQLVDATLVS, encoded by the coding sequence ATGAGCTACGAATCCAATCCTATACTTGATAAATTGCCCAAGCACCTCAAGCAATTCATAAAACCACAGAATTATGAGGAGTACACCGCCATTAACCAAGCGGTTTGGCGCTATGTGATGCGAAAAAACGTGGATTACCTCAGCCAAGTGGCCCACAAATCCTATGTGGACGGACTTAAAAAAACAGGGATTTCCATAGACCATATCCCCAATATGTACGGCATGAACCGCATCCTAAAAGAAATTGGTTGGGCTGCCGTTGCGGTGGATGGTTTTATTCCGCCCTCTGCTTTTATGGAGTTCCAGGCATACAATGTTTTGGTCATCGCATCGGATATCCGTCAGCTCGAAAATATCGAATACACCCCTGCCCCCGACATTATTCACGAAGGGGCCGGACATGCTCCCATCATCGCGAATCCGGAATACGCAGAATACCTGCGCAGGTTCGGTGAGATTGGCTGCAAGGCCATTTCCAGCGCCAAGGATTATGAACTCTATAACGCAGTGCGCCATCTTTCCATTATCAAGGAAGCGAACGGTACACCTCAAAATGAAATCGAAGAGGCCGAAAAACATATCGAGCACCTTCAACAAAATATGGGTGAGCCCAGCGAAATGGCGTTGATACGAAACTTACATTGGTGGACCGTGGAATACGGTTTGATAGGCACTGTGGACAACCCAAAAATTTACGGGGCCGGACTACTTTCATCCATCGGGGAAAGTGCTTGGTGCATGACGGACAAAGTGAAGAAGATTCCGTATTCCATTGAGGCGGCACGTACCGAATTTGACATCACCAAACCGCAACCACAACTCTTTGTAACGCCTGATTTTGCCTTTTTGAGTCAGGTTTTGGAAGATTTTGCGAACACCATGGCGGTTCGCACAGGTGGTCTGTCCGGTATCAAAAAATTGATCAATTCCAAAGCCTTGGGCACCATCGAATTGAGCACGGGGCTACAAATTTCCGGGGAGTTCAGCAATGTAATCGAGAACGATGGCAAGCCCATTTATATTCAGACCACTGGCGCAACTGCTTTAGCGTACCGTGAAAAAGAATTGGTAGGTCATAGCATCGCCCATCATTCAGAAGGCTTTGGTTCCCCGATCGGAAAATTAAAGGGCATCAACATAGCCATCGAGGATATGGGGCCGCGTGATCTGAAGGCCTATAAAATTTATGAAGGTGAACAGATTGCCCTGGAGTTCGAAGGCGGCATCAAAGTGGAAGGAACCATAATCACGGGTACTCGCAATCTAATGGGGAAAATCATTTTGATCACATTTGAAAATTGTACGGTTACACACCAAGATAAAATTTTGTTCCGACCCGAATGGGGCTTGTACCACATGGCCGTGGGGCAACACATTGTTTCCGCCTACAACGGACCCGCAGACCTGCACAGTTTTGACTTGATCACACACCAGATTACGGAAAGCACCATCAAATCGAAAAAGGACGAAAAAAGTGCACAATTAGAACTTTTCTACGAGCAAATACGTCATTTCAGGGAAGGAAAGAACACTACCGTTTCCAGAAACAAAGTATTCCAAGCCCTCAAAAAGAATCATCCTAAAGACTGGTTATTGTCCGTGGAGCTTTATGAACTGGCCAAACAGGACAATAATGAGGAGTTCCAACAAGAAATTTTGAACCATTTGGAACACATTAAAAGGGACAACCCCAAAGTGGGGCATTTAATTGATGACGGCCTGCAATTGGTAGA
- a CDS encoding DUF5522 domain-containing protein: MKERIPLEEGDYYLSEQGYRVFTEKYHLKRGYCCESGCRHCPYGYNSKTNIQN, translated from the coding sequence ATGAAAGAACGCATTCCCTTGGAGGAGGGTGACTATTACTTATCGGAACAAGGGTACCGGGTGTTTACGGAAAAATATCATCTAAAACGCGGATATTGCTGTGAAAGCGGCTGCCGACATTGTCCGTATGGATATAATTCCAAAACAAACATTCAAAATTAG
- a CDS encoding helix-turn-helix transcriptional regulator → MNEKFNRIKEILVRQGVSQKDLAFQLEKNEHTVSNWCINKSQPHLKDLFKIAEILEVDVCELLVSTKP, encoded by the coding sequence ATGAATGAGAAGTTCAACAGAATCAAAGAAATCTTGGTCAGGCAAGGTGTTAGCCAGAAAGATTTGGCATTTCAGCTTGAAAAAAATGAGCACACTGTCTCCAACTGGTGCATCAATAAATCCCAACCTCATTTAAAAGATTTATTTAAAATCGCTGAAATCTTAGAAGTAGATGTTTGTGAATTGTTGGTATCTACAAAACCGTAG
- a CDS encoding glucosaminidase domain-containing protein has product MIRRIGYVLIVALLLSSCGAKKRRSTQKKGAPVVVRTEKPTAKPANDLDTEEARDLFPMPEDTGRFERFPISDTEDYIDNFAEIAQYEMRAFGIPASITLAQGILESGSGRGELTLKTNNHFGIKCHTGWQGEFDFHDDDAKGECFRKYNHPMYSFRDHSIFLSTRSRYAFLFNYRRDDYKRWAHGLRQAGYATDRKYPEKLIAIIERYNLHEYDEAVVDTGLSTVRQPKQYDVFTHTVEKGDTLYGISRRYDISVDELRRLNNLNDNIISIGQVLNIRVSQ; this is encoded by the coding sequence ATGATCAGGCGAATAGGATATGTATTGATTGTGGCACTTTTGCTCTCGAGCTGTGGCGCCAAAAAAAGGAGGTCGACTCAAAAAAAGGGGGCTCCCGTTGTGGTACGGACGGAAAAACCGACCGCGAAACCCGCAAATGACCTAGATACCGAAGAGGCTCGCGACCTGTTCCCCATGCCGGAAGATACTGGACGCTTTGAACGTTTCCCGATTTCGGATACCGAGGATTATATTGATAATTTTGCAGAAATTGCCCAGTACGAAATGCGTGCTTTTGGCATTCCCGCCAGTATTACTTTGGCGCAGGGCATTTTGGAAAGTGGCTCCGGTCGCGGCGAACTCACCTTAAAGACCAACAACCATTTTGGGATTAAATGTCACACCGGTTGGCAAGGCGAGTTTGATTTTCATGATGACGATGCAAAAGGGGAATGTTTCCGGAAGTACAACCACCCGATGTACTCCTTCCGTGATCACAGTATATTTTTATCCACCCGTTCACGCTACGCGTTTTTGTTCAATTACCGCCGGGACGATTATAAGCGATGGGCACACGGCTTGCGACAGGCAGGCTACGCCACCGACCGAAAATACCCGGAAAAATTGATAGCCATTATCGAGCGCTACAACCTGCACGAATATGACGAAGCGGTGGTAGATACCGGTCTGTCCACGGTCCGCCAACCCAAACAATACGATGTGTTCACCCATACCGTGGAAAAGGGCGATACGCTTTATGGCATATCCAGACGTTACGATATTTCGGTGGACGAGCTTCGCCGCCTCAATAATCTGAACGATAACATCATTTCCATTGGGCAAGTGCTCAACATAAGGGTGTCGCAGTAG